From one Melioribacteraceae bacterium genomic stretch:
- a CDS encoding RNA polymerase sigma factor has protein sequence MSIDREIALIERSKRGDQSAFALLIGLYKDKLFGYLFKFTGDRDLAKDWMQDVLIKTWKGIKKYNEQQKFASWLFSIAHNTAIDGLRKLKRTVNETSFSEIDMNGNSETAHDIIIHEETKEIINKIVDSLPHKQKEVFLLRMHAELSFKEIAEIMKEPMNTVLSHMHYAVKKLRKEIGNIK, from the coding sequence ATGAGCATCGACCGTGAAATAGCGCTTATTGAAAGAAGCAAAAGGGGGGATCAATCGGCTTTCGCTTTGCTCATTGGTTTATACAAGGATAAACTCTTCGGATACCTATTTAAATTTACCGGCGATCGCGATTTAGCAAAAGATTGGATGCAGGATGTTTTAATTAAGACATGGAAAGGAATTAAGAAATATAATGAACAACAAAAATTTGCATCATGGTTGTTTTCGATTGCTCATAATACTGCAATTGACGGTTTGAGAAAATTAAAAAGAACAGTAAACGAAACGAGTTTTTCGGAAATTGATATGAACGGAAACAGTGAAACCGCACATGATATAATTATTCACGAAGAGACTAAAGAAATAATTAACAAAATAGTTGATTCTCTTCCCCACAAACAAAAAGAAGTTTTTCTCTTAAGAATGCATGCTGAATTATCTTTTAAAGAAATTGCAGAAATTATGAAAGAACCGATGAACACCGTCTTAAGTCACATGCACTATGCCGTAAAAAAATTGCGAAAAGAGATTGGAAACATAAAATGA